The following are encoded in a window of Pseudomonas sp. St316 genomic DNA:
- the modB gene encoding molybdate ABC transporter permease subunit yields MPLTSADYAAIWLTLKLASLTTVILLIIGTPIALWLSRTRSWLRGPVGAVVALPLVLPPTVIGFYLLLALGPNGWMGQFTQALGLGTLTFSFTGLVIGSVIYSMPFVVQPLQNAFAAIGSRPLEVAATLRAGPWDTFFSVILPLARPGFITAAILGFAHTVGEFGVVLMIGGNIPEKTRVVSVQIYDHVEALEYAQAHWLAAAMLVFSFLVLLALYSSRRTRSGWS; encoded by the coding sequence ATGCCACTGACCAGCGCCGACTATGCCGCCATCTGGCTGACCCTGAAACTGGCGTCATTGACCACGGTGATCCTGCTGATCATCGGCACGCCCATCGCGTTGTGGCTGTCACGCACCCGCTCCTGGCTGCGCGGGCCGGTGGGTGCGGTGGTCGCGTTGCCGTTGGTGCTGCCGCCCACGGTGATCGGCTTCTACCTGTTGCTGGCGTTGGGACCGAACGGCTGGATGGGCCAGTTCACCCAAGCCCTCGGGTTGGGCACCCTCACCTTCAGCTTCACCGGGCTGGTGATCGGCTCGGTGATTTATTCCATGCCGTTTGTGGTGCAGCCGTTGCAGAACGCCTTTGCCGCCATTGGCAGTCGCCCCCTGGAAGTCGCCGCCACCCTGCGAGCCGGGCCCTGGGACACGTTTTTCAGCGTCATCCTGCCCCTGGCCCGCCCCGGCTTCATCACCGCAGCGATTCTCGGCTTCGCCCACACCGTCGGCGAATTCGGCGTGGTACTGATGATCGGCGGCAACATCCCGGAGAAAACCCGGGTGGTGTCGGTGCAGATCTACGACCATGTCGAAGCCTTGGAATACGCCCAGGCCCACTGGCTGGCCGCGGCGATGCTGGTGTTTTCATTCCTGGTGTTGCTGGCGCTGTACTCCAGCCGCCGAACCCGTTCCGGTTGGAGCTGA
- the modA gene encoding molybdate ABC transporter substrate-binding protein, giving the protein MSLTRFAPLLLTTLFTVGAVQAAEVQVAVASNFTAPIQAIAADFEKDTGHKLVAAYGATGQFYTQIKNGAPFEVFLAADDTTPAKLESEGDTVKGSRFTYAIGTLALWSAKDGYVDNQGQVLKHNDFQHLSIANPKAAPYGLAATQVLDKLGLTAQVKSKLVEGQNITQAYQFVSTGNAELGFVALSQVYKDGKVTGGSAWIVPAELHDPIKQDAVILNKGRDNPAAVALVDYLKGPKAAAIIQAYGYQH; this is encoded by the coding sequence ATGTCCCTCACCCGCTTCGCGCCGCTGCTGTTGACCACACTCTTCACCGTTGGCGCCGTCCAGGCCGCTGAGGTGCAGGTGGCGGTCGCTTCCAATTTCACCGCGCCGATCCAGGCCATCGCCGCCGATTTTGAAAAAGACACCGGGCACAAACTGGTGGCGGCTTACGGGGCCACTGGGCAGTTCTACACCCAGATCAAGAACGGCGCGCCATTCGAAGTCTTCCTCGCCGCCGACGACACCACGCCGGCCAAACTCGAAAGCGAAGGCGACACCGTCAAGGGCTCGCGCTTCACCTACGCGATCGGCACCCTGGCGCTGTGGTCGGCCAAGGACGGTTATGTCGACAACCAAGGCCAGGTGCTCAAGCACAACGATTTCCAGCACCTGTCCATCGCCAACCCGAAAGCGGCGCCCTATGGCCTGGCCGCGACCCAGGTGCTGGACAAGCTGGGCTTGACCGCACAGGTGAAAAGCAAGCTCGTCGAAGGCCAGAACATTACCCAGGCCTATCAGTTCGTCTCCACCGGTAATGCCGAACTCGGCTTCGTGGCCTTGTCCCAGGTGTACAAGGACGGCAAAGTGACGGGCGGCTCGGCGTGGATCGTCCCGGCCGAACTGCACGACCCGATCAAACAGGACGCGGTGATCCTCAACAAGGGCCGGGACAACCCCGCTGCCGTGGCCCTGGTGGATTACCTCAAGGGCCCGAAAGCCGCCGCCATCATCCAAGCCTACGGTTACCAACACTAA
- a CDS encoding nitronate monooxygenase family protein has protein sequence MSQWPDTRILDLLGIELPIIQGPLAGVTGPAMVVATCNAGGLGSMPAAMLDVEQLRQALTTIGEQTDKPFNVNFFCHQPPAFDEQRAEAWKQRLKPYYQELGADFDAPTPVSNRTPFDDAACRVLEEMRPKVVSFHFGLPEKSLLDRVKATGAKILSSATTVEEAIWLEQHGCDAIIAMGYEAGGHRGMFLSDDLNTQVGLFALLPQVVDAVKVPVIATGGIGDARGIVAAFALGASAAQLGSAYLFTPEAKISASHHRALRTAKESQTAVTNLFTGRPARGIVNRVMREVGPMSPLAPAFPLAGGALMPLRAKDEADFSNLWAGQAFPLGRELSSAELTRQLGEEALAQLNSRGRS, from the coding sequence ATGAGCCAGTGGCCAGACACTCGCATTCTTGACCTGCTCGGTATCGAGTTGCCCATTATCCAGGGGCCACTGGCCGGGGTGACCGGGCCGGCCATGGTGGTCGCGACGTGCAATGCCGGCGGGCTGGGTTCGATGCCAGCTGCGATGCTCGATGTCGAACAACTGCGCCAGGCGCTGACGACCATCGGCGAACAGACCGACAAGCCATTCAACGTGAATTTCTTCTGTCACCAGCCTCCGGCCTTCGACGAACAACGGGCCGAGGCCTGGAAGCAACGGCTCAAGCCGTACTACCAGGAACTGGGCGCCGACTTCGACGCGCCGACCCCAGTGTCCAACCGCACGCCTTTCGATGATGCCGCCTGCCGGGTGCTGGAAGAGATGCGTCCCAAAGTGGTCAGTTTCCATTTCGGCCTGCCGGAGAAATCCCTGCTGGACCGGGTAAAGGCCACCGGGGCAAAAATCCTCTCCTCGGCCACCACCGTCGAGGAGGCCATCTGGCTGGAACAACATGGTTGCGACGCGATCATTGCCATGGGTTACGAAGCCGGCGGTCATCGCGGGATGTTCCTCAGCGATGACCTCAACACCCAAGTCGGGCTGTTTGCCTTGCTGCCGCAGGTGGTGGATGCGGTGAAGGTGCCGGTGATCGCAACCGGCGGCATCGGCGATGCGCGGGGGATCGTCGCGGCGTTTGCCCTGGGCGCCTCGGCGGCGCAACTGGGCAGCGCCTATCTGTTCACCCCTGAGGCCAAGATCAGCGCGTCCCATCACCGCGCGCTGCGCACGGCCAAGGAAAGCCAGACGGCTGTCACCAACCTGTTCACCGGCCGCCCGGCCCGGGGCATCGTCAACCGGGTGATGCGCGAAGTGGGCCCGATGAGCCCGCTGGCGCCGGCTTTTCCCTTGGCCGGCGGCGCGTTGATGCCGCTGCGGGCCAAGGATGAAGCAGACTTCAGCAACCTCTGGGCCGGCCAGGCCTTCCCCCTGGGCCGCGAGCTGTCGAGCGCCGAGTTGACCCGACAACTGGGCGAGGAGGCGCTGGCCCAACTGAACAGCCGTGGTCGGTCCTGA
- a CDS encoding GyrI-like domain-containing protein produces the protein MDVKLKTVEPFTVAGLQVRTRNTDEQQPDTARIGPMWQRFFTEGLFDTIPARQSESFVYGVYSNYESDATGYFDVTAGVQVDATSAGYPAVDIEGGDYLMFAAKGPMPDCVIQTWGLIWAYFADNPQTLRRFTTDFEVYSSPDSVAIYIGVQSSDERSSASN, from the coding sequence ATGGACGTGAAACTCAAGACCGTCGAACCCTTCACCGTTGCCGGTTTGCAGGTGCGCACCCGCAACACCGACGAACAACAACCCGACACCGCCCGAATCGGCCCGATGTGGCAGCGATTCTTCACTGAAGGGCTGTTCGACACGATTCCAGCCCGGCAGTCGGAGTCGTTCGTCTACGGGGTGTATTCCAATTACGAGTCCGATGCCACCGGCTACTTCGATGTGACGGCCGGGGTTCAAGTGGATGCGACCAGCGCAGGCTACCCCGCCGTGGACATCGAGGGCGGGGATTACCTGATGTTTGCGGCCAAGGGGCCGATGCCCGACTGCGTGATCCAGACCTGGGGCCTGATCTGGGCGTACTTCGCCGACAACCCGCAGACGTTGCGCCGTTTCACCACCGATTTCGAGGTCTACAGCAGCCCCGATTCAGTGGCGATCTACATCGGTGTTCAGTCCTCGGACGAGCGCTCCAGCGCCAGCAACTGA
- the ada gene encoding bifunctional DNA-binding transcriptional regulator/O6-methylguanine-DNA methyltransferase Ada yields MNSTSNNLAPELDPRWAAVLARDPRADGTFVYGVKTTGIYCHPSSLSRLPNPRNVEFFDTPEQAQAAGYRPSKRAARDQTQIAAQQAARVAAACRQIEAAEELPGLNELAESAGLSPFHFHRVFKAVTGLTPKGYAAAHRSRKVRERLTDGGTITEALYDAGFNSNSRFYEAANKVLGMKPTDYRAAGQNTDIRFAVGQCSLGAILVAQSERGVCAILLGDDPDALVRDLQDKFRRANLIGADREFEQLIAQVVGFIEAPALGLDLPLDLRGTAFQERVWQALRDIPAGSTASYAEIAQRIGMPKAVRAVAQACGANSLAVAIPCHRVVRSDGNLSGYRWGVERKRQLLALERSSED; encoded by the coding sequence ATGAACAGCACTTCGAACAATCTCGCCCCTGAACTGGATCCTCGCTGGGCCGCCGTGCTCGCCCGGGATCCACGCGCCGACGGCACCTTCGTCTATGGCGTGAAAACCACCGGCATCTATTGCCACCCCAGCAGCCTGTCGCGCCTGCCCAACCCGCGCAACGTCGAATTCTTCGACACGCCGGAGCAAGCCCAGGCAGCCGGTTACCGACCCAGCAAGCGCGCAGCCCGGGACCAGACCCAGATCGCCGCCCAACAAGCGGCACGGGTTGCCGCCGCCTGCCGGCAGATCGAGGCGGCCGAGGAGTTGCCAGGCCTCAATGAGCTGGCAGAAAGCGCGGGCTTGAGTCCCTTCCATTTTCATCGGGTCTTCAAGGCAGTCACCGGCCTGACCCCCAAGGGTTACGCGGCCGCCCACCGCTCACGCAAGGTGCGCGAACGCCTGACCGATGGTGGCACGATCACCGAGGCGCTGTATGACGCCGGTTTCAACTCCAACAGCCGCTTCTATGAAGCCGCCAACAAGGTGTTAGGCATGAAACCCACCGACTACCGCGCCGCCGGGCAGAACACCGACATCCGTTTCGCCGTCGGTCAATGTTCCCTCGGGGCGATCCTGGTGGCGCAAAGCGAGCGTGGTGTGTGCGCGATCCTGCTGGGAGACGACCCGGACGCGTTGGTGCGCGACCTGCAAGACAAATTCCGCCGGGCCAACCTCATCGGAGCCGACCGCGAGTTCGAGCAATTGATCGCCCAGGTGGTGGGCTTTATCGAAGCGCCGGCCCTGGGCCTGGACCTGCCCTTGGACCTGCGCGGCACCGCCTTCCAGGAACGGGTCTGGCAAGCCTTGCGGGACATTCCCGCAGGCAGCACCGCCAGCTACGCCGAGATCGCCCAGCGCATCGGCATGCCCAAGGCCGTGCGCGCCGTGGCCCAGGCCTGCGGCGCCAACAGCCTGGCGGTGGCGATCCCTTGCCACCGGGTGGTGCGCAGCGACGGCAACCTGTCGGGCTATCGCTGGGGCGTGGAGCGCAAGCGTCAGTTGCTGGCGCTGGAGCGCTCGTCCGAGGACTGA
- the alkB gene encoding DNA oxidative demethylase AlkB, with translation MMRSNDTPLTLDLFADQAPTTPGQVEQIGQQAFVLRGFALPWLERLLPALESVLQAAPFRQMVTPGGFTMSVALSSCGALGWTTDRSGYRYTAHDPQTGQPWPDMPAVFRELAQAAARQAHFEHFEPDACLINRYVPGARMSLHQDKNERSLAAPIVSMSLGLPAVFQFGGLERSDKSLRIALFHGDIVVWGGVDRLRYHGVLPLKEGQHPRLGAQRINLTFRTAG, from the coding sequence ATGATGCGCAGTAATGACACACCGCTCACATTGGACCTGTTCGCCGACCAGGCGCCGACCACGCCTGGCCAGGTCGAACAGATCGGCCAGCAAGCGTTCGTGCTGCGCGGGTTCGCCCTGCCCTGGCTCGAGCGCTTGCTGCCGGCGCTGGAAAGCGTCTTGCAGGCCGCGCCGTTCCGACAAATGGTCACGCCCGGTGGCTTTACCATGTCGGTGGCCTTGAGCAGTTGCGGCGCGCTGGGCTGGACCACCGACCGCAGCGGCTATCGCTACACCGCCCACGACCCGCAGACCGGCCAACCCTGGCCCGACATGCCGGCGGTGTTTCGCGAATTGGCCCAGGCCGCCGCCCGGCAGGCGCACTTCGAGCATTTCGAACCCGACGCCTGCCTGATCAACCGCTACGTGCCCGGCGCGCGAATGTCGCTGCACCAGGACAAGAACGAACGCTCCCTCGCCGCCCCCATCGTCTCGATGTCCCTGGGCTTGCCGGCCGTGTTCCAGTTCGGCGGCTTGGAGCGCAGCGACAAAAGCCTGCGCATTGCGTTGTTCCATGGCGACATCGTGGTCTGGGGCGGCGTGGACCGGTTGCGCTACCACGGCGTGTTGCCGCTCAAGGAAGGCCAGCACCCGCGCCTGGGCGCCCAGCGGATCAACCTGACGTTTCGCACCGCCGGATGA
- a CDS encoding 2OG-Fe(II) oxygenase, with the protein MPPTPSLLPHLANLDWPALEHSLDQDGSAIIRNLLPATQCRLVSGLYAEPGLFRSRVIMARHGFGRGEYQYFRYPLPDLIQQLRQALYPALVPLANRWNEHMGIEVRYPHEHPDFIRRCHAAGQSRPTPLLLQYGPQDYNCLHQDLYGEQVFPLQVAILLSEPDGDFAGGEFVLTEQRPRMQSRPQVIDLKQGDAVIFAVHQRPVKGVRGYYRVNMRHGVSCVHSGRRHTLGIIFHDAQ; encoded by the coding sequence GTGCCCCCTACACCTTCCCTGCTCCCACACCTCGCCAACCTGGACTGGCCCGCCCTGGAACACAGCCTCGATCAGGACGGCAGCGCCATCATCCGCAACCTGCTACCGGCAACGCAGTGCCGGCTAGTGAGTGGTTTGTACGCCGAACCCGGGCTTTTTCGTTCGCGGGTGATCATGGCCCGCCATGGGTTCGGGCGCGGCGAATATCAGTATTTTCGCTATCCGCTGCCCGACCTCATCCAGCAGTTGCGCCAGGCGTTGTATCCGGCGTTGGTGCCGCTGGCGAACCGCTGGAATGAACACATGGGTATTGAAGTGCGCTACCCCCACGAACACCCTGACTTTATCCGGCGCTGTCACGCCGCCGGGCAATCGCGGCCTACGCCGTTGTTGCTGCAATATGGTCCGCAGGACTACAACTGTCTGCACCAGGATCTGTATGGCGAGCAGGTGTTCCCACTGCAGGTGGCGATCCTGCTGTCGGAACCGGACGGGGATTTTGCCGGCGGCGAATTTGTCCTCACCGAACAGCGCCCGCGCATGCAGTCGCGGCCCCAGGTCATCGATCTGAAACAGGGCGACGCGGTGATATTTGCCGTGCACCAACGGCCGGTCAAAGGCGTTCGCGGGTATTATCGGGTGAACATGCGCCATGGCGTCAGCTGCGTGCACAGCGGCAGGCGGCACACCTTGGGAATCATTTTTCATGATGCGCAGTAA
- a CDS encoding DUF1883 domain-containing protein, translated as MKFIHQREHLNEDDIVVIECSQMCNIRLMNDANFRSFKNGGRHTYHGGAFDTFPARITAPSTGFWNITIDTVNHRAISVTRKPTLTHKIKIIRRSSSKLS; from the coding sequence ATGAAATTCATCCACCAGCGCGAGCACCTGAACGAAGACGACATCGTCGTCATCGAATGCTCCCAAATGTGCAACATTCGTTTGATGAACGACGCCAACTTCCGTAGCTTCAAGAACGGCGGCCGGCACACGTATCACGGCGGCGCGTTCGACACCTTCCCGGCCCGGATCACTGCCCCTAGCACCGGTTTCTGGAACATTACCATCGACACCGTCAACCACCGTGCAATCAGCGTCACGCGCAAGCCGACCCTGACCCACAAGATCAAGATCATCCGGCGTTCCAGCTCGAAACTGAGCTGA
- the galU gene encoding UTP--glucose-1-phosphate uridylyltransferase GalU, which translates to MIKKCLFPAAGYGTRFLPATKAMPKEMLPVVNKPLIQYGVEEALDAGLTEISIVTGRGKRALEDHFDISYELENQIKGTDKEKYLVGIRKLLDECSFSYTRQTEMKGLGHAILTGRPLIGDEPFAVVLADDLCVNLEGDGVLTQMVKLYKQFRCSIVAIQEVDPQETNKYGVIAGEMIRDDIYRVHSMVEKPKPEDAPSNLAIIGRYILTPDIFDLIEQTEPGKGGEIQITDALMKQAQNGCVMAYKFKGKRFDCGGAEGYIDATNFCFENFYKTGKAY; encoded by the coding sequence ATGATCAAGAAATGCTTGTTCCCAGCAGCCGGTTACGGTACTCGCTTCCTGCCAGCGACTAAAGCCATGCCCAAAGAAATGCTGCCGGTGGTGAACAAGCCACTGATCCAGTACGGCGTCGAAGAAGCCCTTGATGCGGGCCTGACGGAAATCTCCATCGTCACCGGTCGCGGCAAACGCGCCCTGGAAGACCATTTCGACATCAGCTACGAGCTGGAAAACCAGATCAAGGGCACCGACAAGGAAAAATACCTGGTCGGCATCCGCAAACTGCTGGACGAGTGCTCGTTCTCCTACACCCGTCAGACCGAAATGAAGGGCCTGGGCCACGCGATCCTGACCGGCCGCCCACTGATCGGTGACGAACCGTTCGCCGTGGTCCTGGCGGACGACCTGTGCGTCAACCTCGAAGGCGACGGCGTACTGACCCAGATGGTCAAGCTGTACAAGCAGTTCCGCTGCTCCATCGTGGCGATCCAGGAAGTCGATCCGCAGGAAACCAACAAGTACGGCGTGATTGCCGGCGAAATGATCCGCGACGACATCTACCGCGTTCACAGCATGGTTGAAAAACCAAAACCTGAAGACGCACCGTCGAACCTGGCGATCATCGGCCGCTACATCCTGACCCCGGACATTTTCGACCTGATCGAACAGACCGAACCAGGCAAGGGCGGCGAAATCCAGATCACCGACGCCCTGATGAAACAGGCCCAGAACGGCTGCGTCATGGCCTACAAGTTCAAGGGCAAGCGTTTCGACTGCGGTGGCGCCGAAGGCTACATCGACGCGACCAACTTCTGCTTCGAGAACTTCTACAAGACCGGCAAGGCTTACTAA
- the gorA gene encoding glutathione-disulfide reductase, whose amino-acid sequence MAYDFDLYVVGAGSGGVRAARFAAGFGAKVAVAESRYLGGTCVNVGCVPKKLLVYGAHYAEDFEQASAYGWTAGEASFDWATLIANKDREINRLNGIYRNLLVNSGVVLHEGHARLTGPNEVEINGQRYTARHILIATGGWPVIPDIPGREHAISSNEAFFLKELPKRVIVVGGGYIAVEFAGIFHGMGAQTSLLYRGELFLRGFDGAVRKHLAQELDRRGLDLQFNADIERIDKLDDASLKVTLKDGRTLLTDCVFYATGRRPMLDNLGLETTGVTLDEKGFVQVNEKYETTEPSILAIGDVIGRVQLTPVALAEGMAVARRLFKPEQYRLVDYRMIPTAVFSLPNIGTVGLTEEQAREEGHEVEIFESRFRPMKLSLTECQERTLMKLVVDARTDKVLGCHMVGPDAGEIVQGLAIALKAGATKRDFDETIGVHPTAAEEFVTMRTPVAS is encoded by the coding sequence ATGGCCTACGATTTTGACTTGTATGTGGTTGGCGCCGGTTCCGGTGGTGTGCGGGCTGCGCGGTTTGCCGCCGGTTTCGGGGCCAAGGTGGCCGTGGCGGAAAGCCGGTACCTGGGCGGTACCTGTGTGAACGTGGGCTGCGTGCCGAAAAAACTGCTGGTCTACGGCGCGCATTACGCCGAGGACTTCGAGCAGGCGTCGGCCTATGGCTGGACAGCGGGCGAGGCGAGTTTCGACTGGGCCACGTTGATCGCCAACAAGGACCGGGAAATCAATCGCCTCAACGGCATCTACCGCAACCTGTTGGTCAACAGCGGCGTCGTGCTGCACGAAGGTCACGCCAGGCTGACCGGGCCCAATGAGGTCGAGATCAACGGCCAGCGCTACACCGCCAGGCACATCCTGATCGCCACGGGCGGTTGGCCGGTGATCCCGGACATTCCGGGGCGCGAGCACGCCATCAGCTCCAACGAGGCGTTCTTTCTCAAGGAGCTGCCCAAACGCGTCATCGTGGTGGGCGGTGGCTACATTGCGGTGGAGTTCGCCGGGATCTTCCACGGCATGGGCGCGCAGACATCCTTGCTCTATCGCGGTGAGCTGTTCCTGCGTGGCTTCGATGGTGCGGTGCGCAAACACCTGGCGCAAGAGCTGGACCGTCGTGGCCTGGACCTGCAATTCAACGCCGACATCGAGCGCATCGACAAGCTGGACGACGCCAGCCTCAAGGTGACTCTCAAGGACGGTCGCACGCTGCTGACCGACTGCGTGTTCTACGCCACTGGCCGACGGCCGATGCTCGACAACCTTGGGCTGGAAACCACCGGCGTCACGCTGGATGAGAAGGGGTTTGTCCAGGTCAACGAAAAATACGAGACCACCGAGCCTTCGATCCTGGCCATTGGCGACGTGATCGGTCGCGTCCAGCTCACCCCCGTTGCCCTGGCTGAAGGCATGGCGGTGGCGCGGCGTCTGTTCAAGCCCGAGCAGTATCGATTGGTGGATTACCGGATGATTCCCACCGCCGTGTTCAGCCTGCCGAATATCGGCACGGTGGGCTTGACCGAAGAGCAGGCTCGGGAGGAAGGGCATGAGGTGGAGATTTTCGAAAGCCGCTTCCGGCCGATGAAGCTGAGCTTGACCGAATGCCAGGAGCGCACCCTGATGAAACTGGTGGTGGATGCCCGCACCGACAAGGTGCTGGGTTGCCACATGGTCGGGCCGGATGCCGGTGAAATCGTCCAAGGGCTGGCCATTGCCCTCAAGGCCGGTGCCACCAAGCGCGACTTCGACGAAACCATCGGCGTGCACCCGACGGCTGCCGAAGAGTTCGTGACGATGCGTACCCCCGTAGCCTCCTGA
- the ahpC gene encoding alkyl hydroperoxide reductase subunit C encodes MPIINSQVKPFKATAFKNGAFVEVSDADLKGKWSVVFFYPADFTFVCPTELEDLADNYAEFQKLGVEIYSVSTDTHFAHAAWHNTSPAIGKIQYTMIGDPTLTISRNFDVLIEEAGLADRGTFVINPEGQIKIVEINDGGVGRDASELLRKIKAAQYVAAHPGEVCPAKWKEGEATLAPSLDLVGKI; translated from the coding sequence ATGCCTATCATCAACAGCCAAGTCAAACCGTTCAAAGCTACCGCCTTCAAAAACGGCGCATTCGTTGAAGTCTCGGACGCCGACCTGAAAGGCAAGTGGTCCGTCGTCTTCTTCTACCCAGCCGACTTCACCTTCGTTTGCCCAACCGAACTGGAAGACCTGGCCGACAACTACGCCGAGTTCCAGAAACTGGGCGTCGAGATCTACAGCGTCTCCACTGACACTCACTTTGCCCACGCCGCCTGGCACAACACTTCGCCAGCCATCGGCAAGATCCAGTACACCATGATCGGTGACCCAACCCTGACCATCTCCCGCAACTTCGACGTGCTGATCGAAGAAGCCGGCCTGGCCGACCGCGGTACGTTCGTGATCAACCCGGAAGGCCAGATCAAGATCGTTGAAATCAACGATGGCGGTGTAGGCCGTGACGCTTCCGAGCTGCTGCGCAAGATCAAGGCTGCCCAGTACGTTGCCGCTCACCCGGGCGAAGTCTGCCCAGCCAAGTGGAAAGAAGGCGAGGCCACCTTGGCTCCGTCCCTGGACCTGGTCGGCAAGATCTAA
- the ahpF gene encoding alkyl hydroperoxide reductase subunit F — protein sequence MLDANLKAQLKSYLERVTQPIEIVASLDDGAKSQEMLALLQDVASLSHQITLLDNGTDARKPSFSLNRPGADISLRFAGIPMGHEFTSLVLALLQVGGHPSKASVEVIEQIRSLKGEFNFETYFSLSCQNCPDVVQALNLMAVLNPNIRHVAIDGALFQAEVDERQIMAVPSVYLNGVNFGQGRMGLEEILAKIDTSGIERQAERLSAKDAFDVLVVGGGPAGASAAIYAARKGIRTGVAAERFGGQVLDTMAIENFISVQETEGPKLAVALEEHVKQYDVDIMNLQRADALVPGKDGGLHEIKFASGASLKAKTVILATGARWREMNVPGEQQYRNKGVAYCPHCDGPLFKGKRVAVIGGGNSGVEAAIDLAGIVAHVTLLEFDVQLRADAVLQRKLHSLPNVTVITNAQTTEVTGDGQKVNGLRYKDRPSGEVRDVVLEGIFVQIGLLPNTDWLKGTVELSPRGEIIVDARGETSIPGVFAAGDVTTVPYKQIVIAVGEGAKASLSAFDHLIRTSAPA from the coding sequence ATGTTGGACGCCAATCTTAAAGCTCAGTTGAAGTCATACCTGGAACGGGTCACCCAGCCGATCGAGATCGTCGCCTCCCTCGACGACGGTGCGAAATCCCAGGAAATGCTCGCGTTACTCCAAGACGTTGCCAGTCTTTCCCATCAGATTACCTTGCTCGACAACGGCACCGATGCGCGCAAGCCTTCGTTCTCGTTGAATCGCCCGGGAGCCGATATCAGCCTGCGTTTTGCCGGCATTCCCATGGGCCACGAATTCACTTCGCTGGTGTTGGCCTTGCTGCAAGTTGGCGGCCACCCTTCGAAGGCCAGTGTCGAAGTGATCGAACAGATCCGCTCCCTGAAAGGCGAGTTCAACTTCGAGACCTATTTCTCGCTGTCGTGCCAGAACTGCCCGGACGTGGTCCAGGCGCTGAACCTGATGGCGGTGCTGAACCCCAACATTCGTCACGTCGCCATCGACGGCGCGCTGTTCCAGGCCGAAGTCGATGAACGCCAGATCATGGCCGTGCCAAGTGTGTACCTCAACGGTGTGAACTTCGGCCAGGGCCGCATGGGCCTGGAAGAGATTCTCGCCAAGATCGACACCAGCGGCATCGAACGCCAGGCCGAGAGACTCAGCGCCAAGGATGCCTTTGATGTGCTGGTGGTCGGCGGTGGCCCGGCCGGCGCTTCGGCGGCAATCTACGCGGCTCGTAAAGGCATCCGCACGGGCGTGGCGGCCGAACGTTTCGGCGGCCAGGTGCTCGACACCATGGCCATCGAGAACTTCATCTCGGTCCAGGAAACCGAAGGGCCGAAACTGGCCGTCGCCCTGGAAGAACACGTCAAGCAGTACGACGTGGACATCATGAACCTGCAACGTGCCGACGCCTTGGTGCCAGGCAAGGACGGCGGGCTGCATGAAATCAAGTTCGCCAGCGGTGCGAGCCTCAAGGCCAAGACTGTGATCCTGGCGACCGGTGCCCGCTGGCGTGAAATGAACGTGCCGGGCGAGCAGCAGTATCGCAACAAGGGCGTGGCGTACTGCCCGCACTGCGACGGTCCGCTGTTCAAAGGCAAGCGCGTGGCGGTGATCGGCGGTGGTAACTCCGGCGTCGAGGCGGCCATCGACCTGGCCGGTATCGTTGCCCACGTCACGTTGCTGGAGTTCGATGTGCAATTGCGCGCCGACGCGGTGTTGCAGCGCAAGCTGCATAGCCTGCCAAACGTGACGGTGATTACCAACGCCCAGACCACCGAAGTGACTGGCGACGGTCAGAAGGTCAATGGCTTGCGCTACAAGGACCGTCCAAGCGGTGAAGTGCGGGACGTGGTGCTGGAGGGGATCTTCGTGCAGATCGGCCTGTTGCCCAACACCGACTGGCTCAAAGGCACCGTCGAGCTGTCGCCGCGGGGTGAGATTATCGTCGACGCCCGCGGTGAAACCTCGATCCCTGGTGTGTTTGCCGCCGGTGACGTGACCACCGTGCCGTACAAACAGATCGTGATTGCCGTAGGCGAGGGCGCCAAGGCTTCGCTGAGCGCCTTCGACCACCTGATCCGTACCTCTGCGCCGGCCTGA